The sequence GGTCCGGTTCCGCCTCCGATGAAGGTGGTTGTTCCATTGTCCAACGCAGATTCAATCTGGTCTGGCGAAATGTAGTGGATGTGCGTATCAATCGCGCCAGCTGTGACAATTAGGCCCTCGCCACCAATGACCTCGGTAGCGACACCGACGGTGATGTCCACATTGTCTTGAGTATCAGGGTTACCAGCTTTACCGATCTTGAGGATCTTGCCGTCCTTAACCGCAATATCCGCCTTGTAAATGCCGGTGTAATCGATGATGATCGGGTTTGTGATCACCAGGTCTGGAATATCGTTTTCTGCGGTGAGACGCCCGTTCTGGCCCATGCCATCACGGATAACCTTGCCACCACCGAACGAGACTTCCTCGCCGTAGATGGACGAGTCAGACTCGATGACTGCCACGAGATTAGTATCTGCCAAACGGATGCCGTCGCCGGTGGTAGGACCGTTCAGCTCGGCATATTGGCGCCTATCCATTTCAAAAGACATATGCTTTTTCTCCTAAATCCTTGCTAGTTTGCTGTGTTTTGTGCGTAACGGACTACTTGACCGCGCCGTTGACCTTGGCGTTAAAGCCGTAAACCTCGCGCTTGCCCCCGAAGTCAATCAGGTTGACGGTGCGGGAATCGCCCGGCTCCAGACGCACTGCAGTACCAGCAGGAATATCGAGACGCTTACCCTGCGCAGCCTCGCGGTCAAACTCCAGCTCGTCGTTCGCCTCTGCGAAGTGGAAGTGGGAACCGACCTGCACTGGGCGGTCGCCCTTGTTGGTCACCTCAATGGTGAGAGCTTCCTTACCCTCGTTGATGACGATCTTGTCATTGCCGTTGATGATGAGTTCACCAGGAATCATGTTTTTGTCTCCTTCGCGACGTGTGTTTAGCGGATCGGGTTGTGTACGGTGACCAGCTTGGTGCCGTCTGGGAATGTTGCCTCGACCTGCACGTCTGGGATCATCTCTGGAACACCTTCCATAACATCGTCACGAGTCAGGTAGGTGACGCCTTCACTCATCAGATCTGCAACGCTCTTGCCGTCACGTGCTCCCTCGAGCAGTTCTGCGGTGATCAGTGCCTTAGCCTCTGGGTGGTTGAGCTTAACCCCGCGCTCCTTGCGCTTGCGAGCCAGGTCAGCTGCGACCACGATCATGAGCTTTTCTTGTTCACGCTGAGTCAGGTGCATGAAACTCCTCCATCTAGTTTGATTTGGTTATCCACACGACTGTTGCGTTCAACCGTGTAAGTCTTATATGAGCATATGGGGGACATCTCCCATCATGCCTTAACTGAAACTTTTTTTCCGCCGGTTTTTACCTGCATAAAGGTTTACTGGAACCTATCCGTTTGGTTCGGCTGAAGCCGGGGTCAGAGCCTTTGCTCTGACGCACCGGCTTCTATTAGTCGAGCTTCAGTTATTAGTTTCTATTTTGCACGTTGGGTTCGGCTTCCACCGTGTCTGGGTCTGACTCTAGGTCTGGTTTATCCTTCTTTTTGCCAAATAGGCTGTCGAAGAGGCCGTTTTGATACATCACCGTACCCAGAATCATGGCGATACCGATCCACTGCAGAATCGATGGGATCTCACCGAACAGTGGCCATGCGATAACCACGGACGACACAGGAGATAGCAGCAGGATACCTGCAGATAAGGTTGGATCCAGCCAGACCGAACCCCACTGGACGAAGGTCCATGCCACTGCCTGGCCGAGCGATGCCAGCATGAGCAGCCACAGCCAGTTCATACCGGTCAGGGGGTCACCGACAGTCGTCTCTGGGTTAACCATTGGGAGCTGACCAT comes from Corynebacterium cystitidis and encodes:
- a CDS encoding urease subunit gamma, with protein sequence MHLTQREQEKLMIVVAADLARKRKERGVKLNHPEAKALITAELLEGARDGKSVADLMSEGVTYLTRDDVMEGVPEMIPDVQVEATFPDGTKLVTVHNPIR
- a CDS encoding urease subunit beta, with the translated sequence MIPGELIINGNDKIVINEGKEALTIEVTNKGDRPVQVGSHFHFAEANDELEFDREAAQGKRLDIPAGTAVRLEPGDSRTVNLIDFGGKREVYGFNAKVNGAVK